Proteins encoded in a region of the Paenibacillus pedocola genome:
- a CDS encoding GNAT family N-acetyltransferase: MTFSFRTELPDSNDYYNLFQSTGWNAEGLWTRDMLQEAVRNSWYVVSVYEQEKLIASGRIVSDGVIQCILCDVIVLPGYHGQGVGKAVMEHLIGHCRAKGIRWIQLSAASGKADFYEQFGFERRAADAPGMGLFL, from the coding sequence GTGACTTTTTCTTTCCGGACGGAACTTCCGGACAGCAATGATTACTATAATCTGTTTCAATCGACCGGCTGGAATGCTGAAGGGCTATGGACGAGAGATATGCTGCAGGAAGCCGTTAGAAACAGCTGGTATGTCGTATCCGTGTATGAGCAGGAGAAACTCATCGCTTCCGGCAGAATAGTCTCGGATGGTGTGATCCAGTGTATCCTCTGTGATGTGATTGTATTGCCCGGTTATCATGGCCAAGGGGTCGGCAAGGCTGTGATGGAACATTTAATCGGTCATTGCAGAGCCAAGGGTATACGGTGGATCCAGCTGTCCGCCGCAAGCGGTAAAGCCGACTTTTATGAACAATTCGGTTTTGAGAGAAGAGCTGCTGATGCACCGGGGATGGGGTTGTTTTTGTAA